From Clavelina lepadiformis chromosome 9, kaClaLepa1.1, whole genome shotgun sequence, the proteins below share one genomic window:
- the LOC143470975 gene encoding monocarboxylate transporter 10-like isoform X2, whose protein sequence is MEGNGEAQACRMSNINSNQKCRPTGTGTGLQGTATKPSDISNSVPDGGWGWVVTLASFFINIIIIGTHNCFGILYLDLVEEFQQSLSKTAWVGSIAFGCILVFAPVSGALANVYGCRKSISILQFTYGFGFGFGTSLCYTQGAVMVARYFSSHRALASGIGLAGSTLGTLVMAPVYDGVRRCFGWRGSLRIISGCAGLTLLCAATYRPLTTTNDAKMSSGQQRKENLSGKKIVAELSLWKNKAFLVWAVGVGLAKLGYLIPWVHMVKLSTDLQLSRHFGSSLLQYMGISATVSRLITGKIADSPHVNRLYLSQFSAFLMGVINLTRPSFSSKGGLLFYALSLGILDGGIEILLPVMTLDLVGAEKLSLAWGCILAVISVSSMGPPLAGEIRELTGSYDGAFYLAGVPLILSAFTLCLIPVWAKHQPQVPASSILSIDPSHLNLDNLQRRKNLSEHNVSTRWFKEWQTRNRNADAEMNRPNNVVPTTNALDKYQVGEEAKNDKPFTLPLFQGK, encoded by the exons ATGGAAGGCAACGGCGAGGCCCAAGCGTGCCGAATGAGCAATATCAACAGTAACCAAAAATGCAGGCCTACCGGTACTGGAACCGGTTTGCAGGGTACCGCCACTAAGCCTAGTGATATTTCTAACTCTGTGCCCGATGGTGGATGGGGTTGGGTGGTCACCTTAGcttcattttttatcaatATCATAATCATAGGAACACATAAttgttttggaattttatATCTGGATTTAGTTGAAGAGTTTCAACAGTCTTTGTCAAAAACAG CATGGGTTGGATCAATTGCTTTTGGATGCATATTGGTTTTTGCACCAGTGAGTGGGGCTTTAGCCAATGTATATGGATGTCGGAAG TCAATCTCCATCCTGCAATTTACATATGGATTTGGATTTGGATTTGGTACAAGCCTTTGTTATACGCAAGGTGCCGTCATGGTTGCAAGATATTTTAG TTCACATCGTGCTCTTGCTAGTGGTATTGGATTGGCAGGTAGCACTCTGGGTACTTTAGTAATGGCTCCAGTTTATGATGGAGTAAGACGATGTTTCGGTTGGAGAGGTTCTCTACGAATCATTTCAGGATGTGCTGGCCTTACACTCTTATGTGCTGCAACTTATAG GCCTTTAACTACAACTAATGATGCAAAGATGTCAAGTGGTCAACAGCGAAAGGAAAACTTGTCAGGAAAGAAGATTGTCGCAGAATTATCACTCTGgaaaaacaaagcttttttaGTATGGGCAGTTGGAGTAGGACTGGCTAAACTGGGATATCTGATTCCTTGGGTTCATATg GTAAAGTTATCCACCGATCTACAATTGTCCCGTCATTTTGGATCCTCACTGCTCCAGTACATGGGCATCAGCGCGACAGTCAGTAGGTTAATTACGGGTAAAATTGCAGACTCGCCTCACGTCAATCGCCTCTATTTGTCTCAATTCAGCGCATTTTTAATGGGAGTGATAAATCTGACAAGACCAAG CTTCAGTTCGAAAGGTGGCTTATTGTTCTATGCTTTGTCTCTGGGTATATTAGATGGTGGAATCGAAATTCTTTTACCGGTTATGACACTGGATCTTGTTGGGGCGGAAAAGTTGTCTCTGGCTTGGGGATGTATACTTGCTGTTATATCTGTTAGTTCTATGGGTCCACCATTGGCAG GAGAAATTCGTGAACTTACTGGTTCCTATGATGGTGCGTTTTACTTAGCTGGTGTACCATTGATTCTGTCGGCTTTTACCTTGTGTCTTATACCCGTTTGGGCCAAGCATCAGCCTCAAGTGCCTGCAAGTAGCATATTGTCCATTGATCCAAGCCATCTCAACCTTGATAATTTGCAGCGACGAAAAAATTTGTCGGAGCACAATGTGTCCACACGGTGGTTCAAGGAGTGGC AAACAAGAAATCGCAACGCGGATGCCGAAATGAATCGTCCAAATAATGTCGTTCCTACCACAAATGCACTGGATAAATACCAAGTAGGAGAAGAGGCAAAGAATGACAAACCCTTCACCCTTCCTCTATTTCAAGGGAAGTGA
- the LOC143470975 gene encoding monocarboxylate transporter 10-like isoform X1 yields MEGNGEAQACRMSNINSNQKCRPTGTGTGLQGTATKPSDISNSVPDGGWGWVVTLASFFINIIIIGTHNCFGILYLDLVEEFQQSLSKTAWVGSIAFGCILVFAPVSGALANVYGCRKVSVVGVIIACSSLFISSYMKSISILQFTYGFGFGFGTSLCYTQGAVMVARYFSSHRALASGIGLAGSTLGTLVMAPVYDGVRRCFGWRGSLRIISGCAGLTLLCAATYRPLTTTNDAKMSSGQQRKENLSGKKIVAELSLWKNKAFLVWAVGVGLAKLGYLIPWVHMVKLSTDLQLSRHFGSSLLQYMGISATVSRLITGKIADSPHVNRLYLSQFSAFLMGVINLTRPSFSSKGGLLFYALSLGILDGGIEILLPVMTLDLVGAEKLSLAWGCILAVISVSSMGPPLAGEIRELTGSYDGAFYLAGVPLILSAFTLCLIPVWAKHQPQVPASSILSIDPSHLNLDNLQRRKNLSEHNVSTRWFKEWQTRNRNADAEMNRPNNVVPTTNALDKYQVGEEAKNDKPFTLPLFQGK; encoded by the exons ATGGAAGGCAACGGCGAGGCCCAAGCGTGCCGAATGAGCAATATCAACAGTAACCAAAAATGCAGGCCTACCGGTACTGGAACCGGTTTGCAGGGTACCGCCACTAAGCCTAGTGATATTTCTAACTCTGTGCCCGATGGTGGATGGGGTTGGGTGGTCACCTTAGcttcattttttatcaatATCATAATCATAGGAACACATAAttgttttggaattttatATCTGGATTTAGTTGAAGAGTTTCAACAGTCTTTGTCAAAAACAG CATGGGTTGGATCAATTGCTTTTGGATGCATATTGGTTTTTGCACCAGTGAGTGGGGCTTTAGCCAATGTATATGGATGTCGGAAGGTTAGTGTTGTTGGAGTAATCATTGCATGTAGttcattgtttatttcatcttACATGAAGTCAATCTCCATCCTGCAATTTACATATGGATTTGGATTTGGATTTGGTACAAGCCTTTGTTATACGCAAGGTGCCGTCATGGTTGCAAGATATTTTAG TTCACATCGTGCTCTTGCTAGTGGTATTGGATTGGCAGGTAGCACTCTGGGTACTTTAGTAATGGCTCCAGTTTATGATGGAGTAAGACGATGTTTCGGTTGGAGAGGTTCTCTACGAATCATTTCAGGATGTGCTGGCCTTACACTCTTATGTGCTGCAACTTATAG GCCTTTAACTACAACTAATGATGCAAAGATGTCAAGTGGTCAACAGCGAAAGGAAAACTTGTCAGGAAAGAAGATTGTCGCAGAATTATCACTCTGgaaaaacaaagcttttttaGTATGGGCAGTTGGAGTAGGACTGGCTAAACTGGGATATCTGATTCCTTGGGTTCATATg GTAAAGTTATCCACCGATCTACAATTGTCCCGTCATTTTGGATCCTCACTGCTCCAGTACATGGGCATCAGCGCGACAGTCAGTAGGTTAATTACGGGTAAAATTGCAGACTCGCCTCACGTCAATCGCCTCTATTTGTCTCAATTCAGCGCATTTTTAATGGGAGTGATAAATCTGACAAGACCAAG CTTCAGTTCGAAAGGTGGCTTATTGTTCTATGCTTTGTCTCTGGGTATATTAGATGGTGGAATCGAAATTCTTTTACCGGTTATGACACTGGATCTTGTTGGGGCGGAAAAGTTGTCTCTGGCTTGGGGATGTATACTTGCTGTTATATCTGTTAGTTCTATGGGTCCACCATTGGCAG GAGAAATTCGTGAACTTACTGGTTCCTATGATGGTGCGTTTTACTTAGCTGGTGTACCATTGATTCTGTCGGCTTTTACCTTGTGTCTTATACCCGTTTGGGCCAAGCATCAGCCTCAAGTGCCTGCAAGTAGCATATTGTCCATTGATCCAAGCCATCTCAACCTTGATAATTTGCAGCGACGAAAAAATTTGTCGGAGCACAATGTGTCCACACGGTGGTTCAAGGAGTGGC AAACAAGAAATCGCAACGCGGATGCCGAAATGAATCGTCCAAATAATGTCGTTCCTACCACAAATGCACTGGATAAATACCAAGTAGGAGAAGAGGCAAAGAATGACAAACCCTTCACCCTTCCTCTATTTCAAGGGAAGTGA
- the LOC143471123 gene encoding frizzled-9-like: protein MLLLILNLVMISSGMPQQGRHHHRQCVPITEKICAGFEYNMTTMPNILGHESQAEASASINEFQLLLETKCSDRLQFFLCSLYFPMCSSKVDVAITACRPMCEEVRSKCEPVMQKAHFEWPSTIDCNKLPIQTEKQKLCMQPPNITKSVTSVSLENNSKDPASNVPVNSDDKSKQRNEESLNPCQNFNKFYFDTRSKACVPRCDAKVDVMFNHDDKRLAYFIFFVCGLFCFSSTAVTMLTFLIDNKRFKYPLKPILFMALCYNAYSAAYLFRSTKGPIYSMSCADNNATSASQYMTSGFDNTTCTAVFVVLYYFGMAASAWWVVLSLTWFLSAGFKWSHEAISGFGFYFHIFAWSLPAVQTVVVMFLGKTDGDELTGMCYIGNHDPDMQLYAVILPSAFYLLTGSLILSFGFSSLLKIRQMLIEQDSLGNFEKLLLKLGLFSFFYVIPAACLLVINFYQYQNYPFWILHSQTKHCSEVTEPKPKYVNSFEHRSIFAITNNKQDHLLENVILEASNKYSNVKSGFTEARKAETLLNCSIKESIPPFSAFVTKVLMPFLAGVATGIWVWSKKTINSWRHLFQTCRCTSRIKQQTNKQPKPAFTAPLLDNSGATSSEKSGRRCKCGCEVNEEHVKHSLPPQSRNSIRTTNLIFSHN from the exons ATGTTGCTGTTAATCTTGAATCTTGTGATGATATCCTCAGGCATGCCTCAGCAAGGCAGGCACCATCACCGTCAATGCGTTCCAATTACGGAAAAAATATGTGCAG GTTTTGAATATAATATGACAACTATGCCTAACATTTTGGGTCACGAATCTCAAGCCGAAGCGTCAGCAAGCATCAACGAATTTCAGTTGCTTTTAGAAACAAAGTGCTCTGACAGACTGCAATTCTTTCTGTGCTCTCTTTACTTCCCTATGTGCAGTTCCAAG GTGGACGTTGCGATCACCGCGTGTAGGCCAATGTGTGAAGAAGTACGCAGCAAATGCGAACCAGTTATGCAAAAAGCTCATTTTGAGTGGCCATCCACCATTGACTGTAACAAACTGCCTATTCAAACCGAAAAGCAGAAATTGTGTATGCAACCTCCTAATATTACAAAATCTGTGACTTCTGTATCTCTGgaaaataattcaaaag ACCCTGCTTCTAACGTTCCTGTCAATTCAGACGACAAATCCAAGCAAAGAAACGAAGAAAGTTTAAACCCATGTCagaattttaataaattttatttcgaTACACG GTCCAAAGCTTGTGTTCCTCGGTGCGACGCGAAAGTTGATGTAATGTTCAATCATGATGATAAAAGGCTTGCTTACTTTATATTCTTTGTATGCGGACTATTTTGCTTTTCATCAACCGCAGTCACCATGCTGACGTTTCTTATAGACAACAAGCGGTTCAA ATACCCATTAAAGCCTATCTTGTTCATGGCTCTTTGTTATAATGCGTATTCTGCTGCGTACTTGTTTCGATCGACCAAAGGTCCGATCTATTCCATGTCATGTGCTGATAACAACGCAACTTCAGCAAGTCAATATATGACAAGTGGATTTGATAACACGACCTGTACAGCTGTTTTCGTAGTTTTGTATTACTTTGGCATGGCGGCATCGGCGTG GTGGGTTGTATTAAGCTTGACTTGGTTTCTTTCGGCTGGTTTTAAGTGGAGTCATGAAGCGATATCGGGTTTTGGATtctattttcatatttttgcgTGGTCCCTACCAGCAGTACAAACTGTAGTTGTAATGTTTCTGGGAAAAACTGATGGTGACGAATTGActg gCATGTGCTACATAGGAAATCATGACCCTGACATGCAACTATACGCTGTTATTTTGCCTTCTGCTTTTTATTTGCTGACTGGGTCTCTTATTCTTTCATTCGGTTTCAGCAGCTTGCTTAAAATTCGGCAAATGCTAATAGAGCAAGATTCCCttggaaattttgaaaaacttttgttaaaactgggacttttttcgtttttttatgTTATCCCTGCTGCTTGTTTACTGGTGATTAACTTCTATCAATACCAGAATTATCCATTTTGGATtttgcattcccaaacaaaacattgttcAGAAGTAACAGAACCCAAGCCAAAGTATGTCAATTCGTTCGAGCATCGCTCTATTTTTGCTATAACCAATAACAAGCAAGATCATTTACTGGAAAATGTTATCCTTGAAGCTTCcaacaaatattcaaatgtAAAAAGCGGATTTACTGAAGCCAGAAAAG CTGAAACTTTACTCAACTGTTCTATTAAAGAATCAATACCCCCATTTTCCGCGTTTGTAACAAAGGTACTCATGCCTTTTCTGGCGGGAGTAGCTACAGGAATTTGGGTGTGGAGTAAGAAAACGATTAATTCATGGAGACATTTGTTCCAAACATGCAG ATGTACTTCCCGGatcaaacaacaaacaaataaacaaccCAAACCGGCATTCACAGCGCCTTTATTGGATAACAGTGGGGCAACATCTAGCGAAAAGAGCGGTCGCCGTTGCAAGTGCGGTTGTGAAGTAAATGAGGAACATGTAAAACATAGTTTGCCTCCACAGTCGCGAAACTCGATCAGAACAACTAACTTGATTTTCAGTCATAATTAA
- the LOC143470892 gene encoding dual adapter for phosphotyrosine and 3-phosphotyrosine and 3-phosphoinositide-like: MTELADLNWYHGKITRHIAEALLMANGMEGSYLLRDGSDPNTYSISVRGRDSVKHFKIAKEGRIFKFGITEFNTLDSLITHFANQPLLGGNSGTLVLLKHPYPKVVEEPDNYENIVLQSTVRSGATERDLQSQTHANSLASKEGFLTKQGWFVKSWKTRWFVLIKNELSYYADTNKEKPIKTLYLEDCQGCWKDDSTGKKFCFRLEYPDRTWYFYANTEEEQKEWMDMIKWKIKQIRKGSVRNCS, translated from the exons ATGACAGAACTTGCTGATTTAAA TTGGTATCATGGAAAAATTACTCGCCACATTGCTGAGGCTTTGTTAATGGCGAATGGAATGGAGGGAAGCTACTTGCTAAGAGATGGTTCAGATCCCAATACCTACTCAATTTCAGTGAG GGGAAGAGATTCcgtaaaacatttcaagattGCAAAAGAAGGGAGAATTTTCAAGTTTGGAATCACTGAATTTAACACTCTCGATTCTCTTATCACACACTTTGCTAATCAACCTTTGTTAGGTGGAAACTCAG GCACACTTGTATTGCTCAAGCATCCCTACCCAAAAGTTGTGGAGGAGCCTgataattatgaaaatattgtcCTGCAATCAACTGTTCGCAGCGGTGCTACTGAAAGAGATCTTCAATCTCAGACACATGCCAACTCA CTTGCTTCCAAAGAGGGATTCTTGACAAAGCAGGGTTGGTTTGTGAAAAGTTGGAAGACTCGCTGGTTTGTTCTGATCAAAAATGAACTCAGCTACTATGCTGACACAAAT AAAGAGAAACCCATTAAGACTCTATACCTTGAAGACTGCCAAGGTTGCTGGAAAGATGATAGTACgggtaaaaagttttgtttccgTTTGGAATATCCAGATCGTACGTGGTACTTCTATGCTAACACGGAGGAGGAACAGAAGGAATGGATGGACATGATAAAATGGAAAATA aaacaaATTCGGAAGGGTTCGGTGCGGAACTGTTCCTGA